gaactacttcaactgatgtaccggcatacaacCGAGGTTATTTTGGacaaaaatggccgaggagttccgcaTGCATGAAGGtaatacaacaacaaattttATCGTTAAACAAAAGTAAGAATGGTAAATAATATGTTGCAGTAAAATAGTTTACCAAAGCGCGGAGTGATACATTGACTGATAGgaatattgcaattttaaattTCACTTGTTACGGTTGCATGGTTACGGAAGGAGGGCGTTGTGGTAACAGTATCTTAAATTCTCAAGACCCACATACACAGACGTTGAATTAGTTCATgccaaaacattaacatattaataataattattattattattaatgcaatgaaaacttcAGGGATTAGCCCAGAAGCGAACCAATTTACGAtgaccctgtttaatggcacaagtTCAAAGCCCAACCATCACAAAACCAtcacttaacgagagacacaaaacttaaaacagcaacacaaCACCTTACCAGGTTGCGTAGCGATGGTAATCCACCGAAGCAGGCGGGGTCTGAGAGCATCCGTAAAACTTCATCCTTAAAACATTTGCACGTTCTTATGGTTAGTTAAGTTGCCATTGAAATGCTTCAAAGACGTTTAAAAAGACATGCGTAGTTTAATATtcaattaacaatttgtttGCAGTTAATATAAAGAAATGAGGAACAATGACAAGTGATGTACAAGTGTATAGTTTAATcgtattgttttgtaaataatctACACAcgtgatataaataatttcGACAAACAATATTAAGTATACAAAAGTATATAAATGTGGTTTAAGTACAGACTAGCTGAAATAATTCATATAAGAATGCTGTTGAAAGGTAAACCAATTTTCAGTATTTTAGGCCATGCCATTTTTAACGGTGCGCGTGCGTTTAGGTTTTGTGGTCCGTAACTGGCGTAAGCAAAAACATATACGTagtatataacaaataaactgaaatattttcaattttcgaTGCTTTTTGAGAGACCGCAACGATGCGGTGTTGACCCGACATCGGTAGGCTTATTCACATATAACTCAATAAGACGCTATAATTATACCAatggaataaacaaaacaacacgtCATGTGATCCTTAGCATTCATTTTACAGTTCGATATTTGGCCGTTAGTATCACGACAATttgtcttttactttttgtattttacaatatttaaactaataaaAGGGTAGAACTTGACAcatgtaatatgtttttgtgagGAGCGTTCCTCATTGCACACAAAAGAAAGATGTTTccttcattaaacatttaaagttgaCACATCTATCATCTTAGTGAAGTTTGGTATTGTGgtgttttttttcgaaatgaCTTTGTGTCGTTTTTTTCTCAAATGGGTATCTGGATTTTGCGAACTAAAATTGACGctttacaaaattaaaagtaTGAGGAAGTGATGTTGGACAAGAAATGGGAGGCTTATCCTACTACTAAACAGTACCATTGCactacatataaatatatttgaataactaCGTTACCTCAATCAGTTTGAAGACTAGAGTTTGAACATCTGTTCTGAAGTGGCAGGTTTCAGTTGACATTGAAGATCTCTTGCCCGGGTTCCAACCATTGCTGAAGTGATAACTCTGTCCCTCAACTGTGCCGAAGTCCAGGCACGCCATTACAATCAGTACAAAGGCGGTTATTGGGACGTAGCTGTTCATGCTCGCTTCTTCTGAAACAATTCATATCGTATTTTAAATACCAGCGGCGATTTTCATAAAGCAACTTTAGTcgtttcctaacttaagtcgatttctATGCATTTTAATAGCCAAATTAAAAGACATGTagaagtgtttttaacatttatgtatgcttttttcaataaggtcactgagaataatgtattttggaaattcttgattttttatttcatatgactaaaGCGATACTCAATTAGGAAAGTGAGTTGAGTTAGGAAGTGACTTAAGAAGTGTTATTAATATCGCACAGGAACCATTTGTTAGGaagaaaacaacacattttatttaaagaaaacaattttgttttgagttcttcaaagaaattattattgCTTCAAAGTGCATGGTTTTAATGTTTGgaatataattataagacattatttacttaatatataattaGATCGTATTTTAGCCTTCACCATTACACTTTCTTAATAGAATAAGGCATAAGATTACGGAGAACGTGAATGCCGCccgtttgttatattttattatccCTGAAACTTCTGCAGGAACTCATTAaagttgaattttaaaataattatttgaactaattACTAATTATATGTAGTTTGTATTCATATCACCCACCCTTTAAAATTTAGAAATCCAAAAACCCGTTTTCCAAACAGTGAAGTATGGTTAgtttaaaatcttgttaacTCTTAAAACACTGGTATGAGAAACTCTGCGATAAAGAATCCGATTTGGAAGAAACCTCGACGCATTTTATAGTCGACGCAGCGTTATTTTACACAGCGTTACACAAACATGCTAACATCAAgtgacaaacaaatcatgttaCATTGATTTGAGACCAGGTTTAGTTTTTCTTTCACATTTGAACATGGAATATTAATATGCGATAATACTGAGTTCAGCGAAGTTTTCATGAATAAGTTAATTAACTTAGCAACCTCTCTTCTTCTGTACAAAAATCTCTCGACATTCCCTACTTTTTCTGTTGTCGCAAGCGTTATTTTAGACAGCGCTACGGTTTAAATTGTAAGACGTGCTAACATCGaatgacaaacaaatcatattgCAGCGATTTGTGATCAGTAGTTTTTCTGTTATACGTGAACATGTAACAATAATGTGCGATACTATCGTAGGTGTGCAGCGAACTTTTCATGAATAAGTTAATTAACTGAGCAACTTGTCTTGCCCATCCCTTTCACGTGTGAAATGTGAAATTAAATGATCGTTAAAACACGCGGCTCTATCAATAAGTCCCCTATTCGTTTAGCACGTCGGGCTTATTGATGTATTTCATTACCTGCTGtttaaaaggaaatatgcaGAACTCGATCGtaataatgtattgttaaatacaaAGATATCCTCTATCACAATAATATCAAGGCAGCACAATAGGAATTTATCAAAGGCAACGTGTAGTATATTACCGAAAAAGTTAAAGTGTTCAATATTATGATATAGTTCTCAGATGAATtaccaaatgattttttttcaaatgaaattattaatttgttgatttaaatcTATAAAGTACTTTTTGTTATGAAGTGCAAAACTTCTTACCTTTGAAAGCTTCAGATACACcgaattatttgatttaaactcCACCGAATACCCAACATTTGGTCTTATATAGTAGCGACACGTCTATAGTCTTCATCTTGCATTTCCTTCAACAGACAAAACATCTGCCTCAAAAtgattttacaatgttttaggAAATTGCTACGCATCACAATGTGGCCCCTGGGAATTAAATTGCCTTATAAATTATGAGTTTCGATACATATTACTGGTAGCGCCACTCCTAAGGCTTAAAACACTTGTAAAGTGACTTGTTGCATGTTGAATGTGATCGAAAACAGAGGAGCAGCAATTATTGAGTGCCAAAAGCATACTCCTACTCCTTTCTTCACAATTTAAACCGTATTTGTTTCTTGAACAAACTGGGGGGCTTTCGGCGAAACTTTATCACGTCAAGCTCTTAGATTTGAAAGTATTAAATAGTGCTTATTTCATGAAAACTAAGAGAGAACTATAGTGAAGGGAAcacaattgtattgtttcatATGTGGTATAAAATTTGACACCAAATTGTGTacattttaattacataaattcctttaaaagtaaaaccgaccttattataaataattttggtCACATGGACTTGGTTTAGATGTCAAAGCAACAGAAAAATACTAGAAggtttaaaattacaaatacatCCTGGTAATGTATAGCAGTGTGCCTTGCCTTTTTACCTTCAATTCACGGTCAACTTATTGATAGACATGTAGATGATTTAAATGCAGTAAGAATTCGGTCTTCAGTTAAAACATCCTGGAAGAGCGAACCATCGAAAACACATACTACATACAGCGTATGAACACTGTAGCCTCTGTTTAATTCAAATTGATAGTTGGCAGTGTTGATGAATGCAACACTGTTACCACTTGGCACAGACTTAAAGTCAAGAATTgcttaaatcatatatataatatattcacatgaaatATTGTATGAATTAGAATGCTAAATCTGACAGCACCGTTTTCTGTGCGACATATCGGGCGCAAGACCCACGTCCCTCTACCTAACGTCAAGGTCACCCTTTTAATTTAATCGTTCTGGaataatgtataaacatgtattcacAAAGAGGATAGATGGTCGTGTCCAGACAGTAACTTTTTGAGGGATTTTGTAAAACAGAACTGACACAGATGTTTGtcacaaaaataagaaatgtcaCGTGCATGACCCAATTCCCTACCTAGAGGTTGAAGGTCACTCTAAGTggctaataataataataatgtaatgatGCATACATAGGGCTGTAACATTGTCAGGCAGAAGGGATTTCGGAGATAATATGTCACAATCGTTTGTTCACGCGCAAGACCAACGTCATTACAttgaaggtcaaggtgacaTTTAAAGGTTATATGCCAATAGCATATAGAGTTTCATGTCCGGACTGTATCTTTGTTATGTAAGGGGGTGAAATAACATGACATAGATGGTCAGTACATAAAGGCGACATATCAGGATGAAGACGCAGGTGCTGACGTGCTTACCTGtggatgtgtcgcgtgcaagtcACAGATCTTAACCTCTAGTTTATCGCTCCACCACACTTGAGGCATTCATTTGGTCCTGCATATATGCTTATAGTTTATGTTAACTCTTGTCTTTTATCAGTCTGGCACTTCGGGGGCTTAGGTCGATAACAGTGATAgctgttttttaaacatatttgtttattttagatgATTATGTTTGATACAAGGTCTAACAGAACTCATAACCGACTGTTAATTTTCCCTAGGGCCCTACTGTTTCCGTCAGTCTTGGCTTAGACCTACCGAAATGAATTTGCATTGGCAGCATAGCCTAAGAACGTAACTTGTTACTCAATAATGTACTAATTTATCATTCAC
Above is a genomic segment from Mya arenaria isolate MELC-2E11 chromosome 2, ASM2691426v1 containing:
- the LOC128212108 gene encoding prepro-gonadotropin-releasing hormone-like protein → MNSYVPITAFVLIVMACLDFGTVEGQSYHFSNGWNPGKRSSMSTETCHFRTDVQTLVFKLIEDEVLRMLSDPACFGGLPSLRNLLKKDIGYPPIDERK